A region of uncultured Desulfobacter sp. DNA encodes the following proteins:
- a CDS encoding flagellar assembly protein A, translated as MSIIERGEQKNKIIVIDPGKILEQKTGFLSEKGYQVDSFKSPEEGLRRLAQTTDSSYFLIIEGYVETDGQQESLLVKAKAISPDTQRLLVTPPSELPSLVNAINSVGIHACMPLPFTKEDLFFQVRQRHEAYETGKKSKNLQKTIQRQNKQLFQIAGNLRKKEAMYMTNIQQKNKEIRVLQSKIKSIFADYESDNENDLRLFLEKEGTPFNSFGFRKAFDDMKIRVKDIFSALFLERGLFDALTTQPDPWDTAIDFSEYRPVAGLLTKELLNSMLWKFECRPGNIPKGMQSDAQDYFTLELSDNMLHAHIRLALEKDPPKTVTIYMVEQFLHKNEIVFGIVDDSVIREWIYGRSRDGEKLLVAVGKPPVAPIDGEVHYYFATNFRRAGRLNADGSIDYKDRGEIPHVKGEVLLASKVLPVPGTPGLNVKGMEIPVTDPVDPAFSAGSGTKFNEDKTKIFSTVQGEPHLDVMGVVSVNKEFQIKGDVGYETGNINFDGNVIVPGTVKEGFTVKCVSLTAKEISGAHVDISGDLNVSMGIVDSELVNVKGNIQAMYIRNSKINAFGDLTVQKEIIDSTIYLSGACDNERGTIINSTLSAKLGIKARTVGNESSGASSLTVGVDEQLTLITAEIQSKLTHNRNMLKELESEISQMKEVDKWLHGSITGNAQIQDRSQLAIRELEETRNALEKNKDEALLKNISAKIRKLEAKAKDAEKKITEGFERQDQISSDILKKEGEIKALESSNKHLIETLENLEVISNKSDPVPQLTVSRHIQSQTKIRSLHSYKILEKSYPRCTIREKSKDEGGIVYYIMEIF; from the coding sequence GTGAGTATCATAGAAAGGGGAGAGCAAAAGAATAAAATCATAGTGATTGATCCGGGAAAAATCCTTGAACAGAAAACCGGATTTTTATCGGAAAAGGGCTACCAGGTGGATTCTTTCAAATCCCCGGAGGAAGGATTGCGCCGTCTGGCCCAGACCACGGATTCCTCTTATTTCCTGATTATCGAAGGATACGTTGAAACCGATGGACAACAGGAAAGCCTGCTGGTGAAAGCCAAGGCAATTTCCCCGGATACCCAGCGACTTCTGGTGACCCCTCCTTCTGAGCTTCCTTCTCTTGTCAATGCCATCAACTCTGTGGGGATTCATGCGTGCATGCCTTTGCCGTTTACCAAGGAAGATCTTTTTTTCCAGGTCAGACAACGCCATGAAGCTTATGAAACAGGCAAAAAATCAAAAAATCTTCAAAAAACCATTCAGCGACAAAATAAGCAGCTGTTCCAGATCGCAGGGAATTTGCGTAAAAAAGAAGCCATGTATATGACCAATATACAACAAAAAAATAAGGAAATAAGGGTATTACAATCTAAAATAAAATCAATTTTTGCAGACTATGAATCTGACAACGAAAACGATCTCAGGCTTTTTCTGGAGAAAGAAGGTACCCCTTTTAATTCATTCGGCTTTAGGAAAGCTTTTGATGATATGAAAATTCGTGTCAAAGACATTTTTTCAGCCCTGTTTTTAGAACGAGGCTTGTTTGATGCTCTGACGACACAGCCGGACCCTTGGGATACAGCCATTGATTTCTCAGAGTATAGACCTGTTGCCGGCCTTCTGACCAAAGAACTTCTCAATTCTATGCTCTGGAAGTTCGAGTGCCGACCGGGAAATATCCCCAAGGGCATGCAGTCTGATGCCCAGGACTATTTTACCTTGGAATTGTCAGATAACATGCTCCACGCGCATATTCGCCTTGCCCTTGAAAAGGATCCCCCCAAAACTGTTACCATATACATGGTAGAACAATTCCTTCACAAAAACGAGATTGTTTTCGGCATTGTGGACGATTCGGTTATCAGGGAGTGGATTTACGGGCGATCAAGAGACGGGGAAAAATTGCTTGTGGCTGTTGGAAAGCCTCCCGTTGCACCCATTGATGGGGAAGTTCATTACTATTTTGCAACCAATTTCAGACGGGCGGGCCGGCTCAATGCCGACGGGAGCATAGATTACAAAGACAGGGGAGAAATCCCCCATGTCAAAGGGGAAGTTCTGCTGGCCTCCAAGGTCCTGCCTGTGCCGGGCACGCCGGGACTGAATGTAAAAGGCATGGAGATACCCGTGACAGATCCTGTGGACCCGGCTTTTTCAGCAGGCTCCGGCACCAAGTTTAACGAAGATAAGACCAAAATATTTTCAACTGTTCAGGGAGAACCTCATCTGGATGTCATGGGGGTTGTTTCGGTAAACAAAGAATTCCAGATTAAAGGGGATGTGGGATATGAAACCGGAAATATTAATTTTGATGGAAATGTCATTGTCCCGGGAACTGTTAAGGAGGGGTTTACAGTTAAGTGTGTTTCCCTTACCGCCAAGGAGATCAGCGGCGCCCACGTAGATATCTCGGGAGATCTGAATGTTTCAATGGGCATTGTCGATTCAGAATTAGTCAATGTTAAAGGAAATATTCAGGCCATGTATATTCGCAATTCAAAAATAAACGCATTTGGCGATTTAACGGTTCAAAAAGAGATTATTGATTCCACAATTTATCTGAGCGGCGCCTGCGATAATGAAAGGGGAACAATTATCAATTCCACCCTGTCCGCAAAATTGGGCATAAAAGCCCGAACCGTGGGGAACGAATCATCCGGGGCATCGTCTCTGACCGTGGGGGTGGATGAACAATTAACACTCATAACAGCTGAAATACAATCAAAACTCACTCATAACAGGAACATGTTAAAGGAGCTTGAATCGGAAATCAGTCAGATGAAAGAAGTGGACAAGTGGCTTCACGGCTCCATAACCGGCAATGCGCAAATCCAGGACCGCTCTCAACTTGCAATCCGGGAACTTGAAGAAACGAGAAATGCTTTGGAGAAAAACAAGGATGAGGCCCTGTTAAAAAATATCTCAGCTAAAATCCGGAAGCTGGAAGCAAAGGCAAAAGATGCCGAAAAAAAAATTACTGAAGGATTTGAGCGTCAGGATCAGATAAGTAGCGATATCCTGAAAAAAGAAGGTGAAATCAAAGCGTTGGAAAGCTCAAACAAACATCTCATTGAAACATTGGAGAATCTGGAAGTAATCTCCAACAAGTCCGACCCCGTGCCCCAGTTGACCGTATCCAGGCATATTCAATCCCAGACAAAAATCAGATCGCTTCATTCATATAAAATTCTGGAAAAATCCTATCCCCGCTGTACCATAAGGGAAAAGAGCAAGGATGAGGGTGGTATCGTATATTATATAATGGAAATTTTCTAG
- a CDS encoding response regulator, which produces MTENFDHTILIVDDEKNIGKALERLIKRIGARTFYAASGLEALDFIQNSEFKVSLILSDQWMPDMEGTVFLEKAKAITPDTVRFLITGYADINAVTGAVNRGAVHRFITKPWDNDELLEMIKSGLQHYELLVQNQNLFALAKKQNAHLYILSQELKQKTEQHKREIVLKEKQILQLTKRLEKGVCEADYIKNIEKILDENNMFDTDKIGLCYAAVMEAFFLKYKDLAARNGFFMPADNELSAEV; this is translated from the coding sequence ATGACTGAAAATTTCGACCATACAATCCTGATCGTCGATGATGAAAAAAACATCGGGAAAGCACTGGAGCGTCTGATCAAAAGAATCGGCGCCAGGACTTTTTATGCAGCCTCCGGCCTTGAGGCCCTGGATTTTATCCAAAATTCAGAATTTAAAGTTTCCTTGATACTCTCGGATCAATGGATGCCCGACATGGAAGGAACTGTGTTTCTGGAAAAAGCCAAGGCCATCACCCCGGATACGGTCCGGTTCCTGATCACCGGTTATGCGGATATCAACGCCGTTACCGGTGCGGTGAACCGGGGCGCTGTGCACAGGTTTATTACAAAACCCTGGGATAATGACGAATTGCTGGAGATGATAAAATCAGGATTGCAACATTACGAATTACTCGTCCAGAATCAAAACCTGTTCGCTCTGGCCAAAAAACAAAACGCACACCTCTATATCCTCAGTCAGGAGCTTAAACAGAAAACCGAACAGCATAAACGCGAAATCGTTCTGAAGGAAAAACAGATCCTTCAGTTGACAAAACGATTGGAAAAAGGGGTTTGTGAGGCGGATTATATCAAAAACATAGAAAAAATACTCGATGAAAACAACATGTTTGATACTGATAAGATTGGTTTATGCTACGCGGCAGTGATGGAAGCTTTTTTTCTAAAATACAAGGACCTTGCCGCTCGTAACGGTTTTTTTATGCCGGCAGACAATGAGCTTAGCGCCGAAGTATAA
- a CDS encoding ATP-binding protein produces the protein MGDKISNRFQSSAKKNEQNRQGKEHVCLEAEFQELTAHLPIGIFLTSEQGDIFDVNFEGLQMLGYNSIEDINHISIQSFYYDKKDREIFLKKMETGRVRDLEMRFKKLDGSVIWCSMSAVQYGHSPMGRCFITSILDISKRKKMEDEKSDILIQLTQADKLASIGQLAAGIAHEINNPVGYVTSNLNSLEEYLFDIRKLVALDQALIECLKDTALPELPAKMVKEIHEYARDIDIDYLQKDMDELIRDCIDGLDRIKKIVIDLKDFAHPGKREIELVDVNACIETTLNVAANELKYKTTVHKELTAVPLVKGVPQQLNQVFLNILVNAAQAIEKKGEIKIKTWQENNGVVLTISDTGCGIDPQNITKIFDPFFTTKEVGKGTGLGMNIAYSIIKQHGGTIGVESEKGKGTTFTVMLPVPEDTE, from the coding sequence ATGGGCGACAAAATTTCAAACCGGTTCCAAAGCAGTGCGAAAAAGAACGAACAGAACAGGCAGGGCAAGGAACACGTCTGCCTGGAAGCAGAATTTCAGGAGTTGACGGCCCATCTGCCCATTGGCATCTTTTTGACTTCCGAGCAAGGAGACATATTCGATGTAAACTTTGAAGGTCTTCAGATGCTGGGTTACAATTCAATTGAGGATATTAATCACATTTCCATTCAATCGTTTTATTATGATAAAAAAGACCGGGAAATTTTTTTAAAAAAGATGGAAACAGGACGGGTCAGGGACCTTGAAATGCGGTTTAAAAAATTAGACGGCAGCGTGATCTGGTGCTCCATGTCTGCTGTACAATATGGACACAGTCCCATGGGGCGCTGTTTTATTACCTCAATTTTGGATATATCCAAGAGGAAAAAAATGGAGGATGAAAAGTCCGACATTTTGATCCAGCTAACCCAGGCAGATAAACTGGCCTCCATCGGACAGCTTGCAGCCGGCATTGCCCACGAAATTAATAATCCGGTGGGATATGTCACCAGTAACCTCAACTCCCTGGAAGAGTACCTGTTTGATATTCGAAAGCTTGTCGCACTGGATCAAGCCCTTATCGAATGTCTCAAAGACACTGCACTTCCCGAACTGCCGGCAAAAATGGTCAAAGAGATTCATGAATACGCCCGGGATATTGACATTGATTATCTGCAGAAGGATATGGATGAACTTATAAGGGACTGCATTGACGGATTGGACCGGATAAAAAAAATCGTTATAGATTTAAAGGATTTTGCCCACCCCGGGAAAAGGGAGATAGAACTGGTGGATGTCAACGCCTGTATTGAAACCACCCTGAATGTGGCGGCCAATGAGTTAAAATATAAAACAACGGTACATAAAGAATTAACTGCTGTGCCCTTGGTCAAAGGTGTCCCCCAGCAGCTCAACCAGGTTTTTTTGAACATACTGGTGAACGCAGCCCAAGCCATTGAAAAAAAAGGTGAAATTAAAATTAAAACATGGCAGGAAAACAACGGGGTCGTACTCACAATTTCAGATACCGGATGTGGCATAGACCCCCAAAATATAACCAAAATTTTTGATCCCTTTTTCACCACAAAAGAGGTGGGCAAAGGGACGGGCCTGGGTATGAATATCGCTTATAGTATCATTAAGCAGCATGGCGGAACCATTGGCGTGGAAAGTGAAAAAGGCAAAGGAACCACGTTTACAGTCATGCTGCCTGTTCCTGAAGACACAGAATAA
- a CDS encoding response regulator — protein sequence MNSTPRRTVLCVDDEKQILSSLKRLLRKENFDLFTATNGEDGLKIMASRDIHLVISDHRMPDMSGISFLAKVRETYPDTIRILLTGYTEIDSIKASINEGHVYKFLLKPWNDDDLKQEIKKALERYDLIQLNQSLHLMVAAKNKELEQINKDLENIIKQRTRELELKNQALELTRVLFQGLPVAAMGVSHDQTIILINRQAEKLKIEGRMFTVGNLLGDYFSKHTMKTFLPVFESQINHAKSSITIEGQTYVATLSVLTGRFLGKGFILCLQEQAA from the coding sequence ATGAATAGTACACCAAGGCGCACTGTACTTTGTGTTGATGATGAAAAACAAATTCTTTCTTCCTTAAAACGTTTGCTGAGAAAAGAAAACTTTGATCTGTTTACCGCAACAAATGGAGAAGACGGACTCAAGATCATGGCATCCAGGGACATTCACCTGGTTATTTCCGATCATCGAATGCCGGATATGTCAGGAATCTCATTTCTGGCCAAAGTCCGGGAAACTTACCCGGATACCATAAGAATTCTTCTGACCGGGTATACTGAAATTGATTCCATTAAGGCATCAATAAACGAAGGTCATGTTTACAAATTCCTTTTAAAACCATGGAACGATGACGATCTTAAGCAGGAGATTAAAAAAGCCCTGGAGCGGTATGATCTTATTCAGCTAAACCAGTCCCTTCACCTTATGGTCGCCGCAAAAAATAAAGAGCTGGAACAGATAAACAAGGACCTTGAAAATATTATCAAGCAGCGAACAAGGGAGCTGGAACTTAAAAATCAGGCTCTTGAACTGACACGGGTTCTTTTCCAGGGACTTCCTGTCGCAGCCATGGGCGTCAGTCATGACCAGACAATTATTCTGATCAACCGGCAGGCTGAAAAACTAAAAATAGAGGGGCGTATGTTCACTGTGGGCAACCTTTTGGGTGATTATTTTTCCAAACACACAATGAAAACGTTCTTACCTGTGTTTGAATCCCAAATCAATCATGCCAAATCGAGCATAACCATAGAGGGTCAGACATATGTCGCAACCCTGTCTGTGTTGACCGGACGTTTTCTGGGTAAAGGGTTTATTCTGTGTCTTCAGGAACAGGCAGCATGA
- a CDS encoding HDOD domain-containing protein: MKKIKTVFLKQFGKIRDLPSLPTIVTKVNEMLNDPNTTNESLSRVIEKDQAIVFKMLQLVNSVFFGLREKISTTNEAAIILGFDAIRNIVLSLSTLNLLDHLLKQKSNDHFKATSFWRHSIGVAVLSRYLAGEAMIGDPEKCFVCGLLHDMGKLLLAHYFPDDFIQVIEHARQEGLSYLDAEKTVLPACHPEIGYFIVKKWEMPTHLANTIFSHHNIQPGATCFNESIIVNTADGIINSYYADFLNNNTSPGNIKYGYFAPDARKLLNVWIETAPHWFPKVDILINDALAFFL; the protein is encoded by the coding sequence TTGAAGAAAATCAAAACAGTATTTCTAAAACAATTTGGAAAGATTCGGGATTTGCCGTCTTTGCCGACAATTGTAACAAAAGTAAATGAAATGCTCAATGATCCAAACACAACAAATGAGTCTTTATCCAGAGTGATTGAAAAGGATCAGGCCATTGTGTTTAAAATGCTTCAACTGGTGAATTCCGTTTTTTTCGGATTAAGGGAAAAAATTTCAACCACCAATGAAGCCGCCATCATTTTAGGGTTTGACGCCATACGAAACATTGTGCTGTCGCTTTCAACCCTTAACCTTCTTGACCATCTGCTTAAACAGAAATCAAATGATCATTTCAAAGCAACTTCTTTTTGGCGGCACTCCATCGGCGTTGCTGTCCTGAGCAGATATCTGGCAGGGGAAGCCATGATCGGAGATCCTGAAAAATGCTTTGTCTGCGGATTACTTCATGACATGGGCAAGCTGCTGCTGGCTCACTATTTCCCCGATGATTTCATCCAGGTGATCGAACATGCCCGTCAGGAAGGCCTATCTTATTTGGACGCAGAAAAAACTGTACTACCGGCCTGTCATCCCGAAATCGGATATTTTATTGTAAAGAAATGGGAAATGCCGACGCACCTGGCCAATACGATCTTTTCCCATCATAACATCCAACCTGGTGCGACTTGCTTCAATGAGAGCATTATCGTAAATACGGCAGATGGCATCATTAACAGCTATTATGCTGATTTTTTAAACAACAACACATCTCCGGGGAATATTAAGTATGGATATTTTGCCCCTGATGCAAGAAAACTGTTGAATGTCTGGATTGAGACGGCACCCCACTGGTTTCCCAAGGTCGATATTTTGATCAATGATGCCTTGGCATTCTTTTTATAA
- a CDS encoding EAL domain-containing protein, with the protein MKDILFVDDDPKCLASLKRILRKYAAQWRFHIAQSVDEGLHLIGDKEIDLVICDILMPVKSGFEMLETLQAGEKTKSIPVVMLTGLVDSKLKLKALDMGAADLLNKPIEKVELVTRISNCLKMKEYHDQILDQNLLLEKRVQERTRHAMMAAEIGSILVKGTDINAMAGKCCSAIIHYLDAAFARIWVLDDDGSQLKQIASEGMFAHPDARHSTDCPAILKVEKMIKEKSAVFSNTIEKDPDIGDQDWLKKEEITAFTGHPLIVGERTVGIVAMFSRRPFDATDLDAIASISDKIALGIDRKKAEEKARFFAYYDTLTGLPNRHFFLKSLKSAVEYAGRYEKKFAVVLIDLDNFNQVNESIGLSAGDQCLKDISDRLTNCLRSSDILARLTSKETPLARMGGDEFIILLQNTNDIFEIGQACTRLLDEFKQAVYVGKKEIFISASIGAAVFPEDGINPGDLLKHTETALYDAKKKGKSVFSFYSQAMDQASMKLFEMGNDLRKAVTCQQFLLYFQPKISLLSKKIIGAEALIRWEIVPGRFIPPSVFIPVAEKNGMIVSIGEWVLDTACKTSLALHRAGYPDVHIAVNVSALQLDQNDLADNVAGILEQNKIAPESIEIEITETLVMSNPEKAVENLQRLKQMGFAIALDDFGTGYSSLAYLQKLPIDYVKIDISFIRQILVSPNDAVMVKTIIDMAHNLGLKVIAEGVEEDGQARLLEELGCDVVQGFLFGRPMPEEQFLRLF; encoded by the coding sequence ATGAAAGATATCCTTTTCGTCGATGATGACCCCAAATGTCTGGCAAGTTTAAAACGAATACTACGCAAATATGCCGCCCAGTGGAGATTCCATATTGCCCAGAGCGTGGATGAGGGGCTTCACCTCATTGGGGACAAGGAAATAGACCTGGTGATCTGTGATATTCTGATGCCTGTAAAAAGCGGTTTTGAAATGCTTGAAACACTCCAGGCCGGAGAAAAGACAAAATCCATCCCTGTGGTCATGCTCACAGGGCTGGTGGACTCAAAATTGAAACTCAAAGCACTGGACATGGGGGCCGCAGACCTGCTCAACAAACCCATTGAAAAGGTGGAACTGGTTACAAGAATTAGCAACTGCCTGAAAATGAAAGAATATCATGACCAAATTCTTGACCAGAACCTTTTGCTTGAAAAAAGGGTACAGGAGCGAACCCGGCATGCCATGATGGCCGCAGAGATCGGTTCGATTCTTGTCAAGGGAACAGATATCAATGCCATGGCAGGTAAATGCTGCAGTGCCATTATTCATTATCTTGATGCCGCATTTGCCCGAATTTGGGTTCTGGATGATGACGGCAGTCAGCTCAAACAGATCGCAAGTGAGGGCATGTTTGCCCATCCTGACGCAAGGCACAGCACGGATTGCCCTGCTATTTTAAAAGTTGAAAAAATGATCAAAGAAAAGAGCGCTGTGTTTTCCAATACAATTGAAAAAGATCCTGATATAGGGGATCAGGACTGGTTAAAAAAAGAAGAAATAACGGCCTTTACAGGGCATCCCCTGATTGTGGGCGAGCGGACCGTGGGTATTGTTGCCATGTTTTCCCGGCGGCCGTTTGACGCGACGGACCTGGATGCCATAGCCTCAATATCAGATAAAATTGCTTTGGGAATCGACCGGAAAAAGGCAGAGGAAAAAGCCAGGTTTTTTGCTTACTATGATACCCTTACAGGGCTGCCCAACCGGCACTTTTTTTTAAAATCCCTGAAATCTGCGGTGGAATATGCAGGACGGTATGAAAAAAAATTTGCCGTGGTACTCATCGACCTTGATAACTTCAACCAGGTCAACGAAAGTATTGGCCTCAGCGCCGGCGATCAATGCCTGAAGGATATTTCAGACAGATTAACAAACTGTCTGAGATCCAGTGACATACTGGCCCGGCTGACTTCAAAAGAGACTCCCCTGGCCCGCATGGGTGGAGATGAATTTATCATTCTTTTACAGAATACAAATGATATTTTTGAAATCGGGCAGGCGTGCACAAGATTGCTGGATGAGTTTAAGCAGGCGGTTTATGTGGGGAAAAAAGAGATTTTCATTTCCGCAAGTATCGGTGCGGCTGTATTCCCTGAGGACGGAATAAATCCCGGGGATTTATTAAAACATACTGAAACAGCACTTTATGATGCCAAAAAAAAAGGGAAAAGCGTTTTCTCCTTTTATTCCCAGGCCATGGACCAGGCTTCCATGAAACTGTTTGAGATGGGAAATGATTTGAGAAAAGCGGTGACATGCCAGCAGTTTCTGCTCTATTTTCAACCCAAGATAAGCCTGTTGAGCAAAAAAATTATTGGGGCTGAAGCCTTGATTCGATGGGAAATAGTACCGGGACGATTTATTCCGCCTTCCGTTTTTATCCCGGTAGCCGAAAAAAACGGCATGATTGTCTCCATTGGAGAATGGGTGCTTGACACAGCGTGTAAGACCAGCCTGGCATTACACCGGGCAGGCTATCCGGATGTGCATATCGCAGTGAATGTGTCCGCACTGCAGCTTGATCAAAACGATCTTGCCGATAACGTGGCAGGCATTCTTGAACAGAACAAAATAGCCCCGGAAAGCATTGAGATTGAAATCACAGAAACCCTTGTCATGTCAAACCCTGAAAAAGCTGTTGAGAACCTTCAGCGATTAAAGCAAATGGGATTTGCCATTGCCCTGGATGATTTTGGAACCGGCTACTCGTCTCTGGCCTATCTTCAAAAATTGCCCATTGACTATGTAAAAATAGATATCTCTTTTATCAGGCAGATCCTGGTTAGTCCCAACGATGCCGTAATGGTCAAAACCATCATTGACATGGCGCATAATCTAGGCCTGAAGGTCATTGCCGAAGGGGTTGAAGAGGACGGGCAGGCAAGGCTTCTGGAAGAACTTGGGTGTGATGTTGTCCAGGGGTTCCTTTTTGGCCGGCCCATGCCTGAAGAACAGTTTTTAAGGCTGTTTTAA
- a CDS encoding HD domain-containing phosphohydrolase — MTESSHPPTRQISVLVVDDEKNILKLARRLVLQEGYHYLGASNGVEALKVMESTEVDVVVTDIAMPMMDGIELTKRIRESYSADVIMMTGYFKDLSYEHAITKGAKDFIQKPFSTEEFQIRLKRVLKERQTNAELKESLVRMNEIVDGVINSLSSTVDARDPYTAGHQKRVAQLAVAIAQAMGLPEKKVTSIRMAGIIHDLGKIAIPAEILSKPSTLSEIEFSLIKTHPQVGYDILKNINFATPVARIVHQHHEKIDGSGYPFGLSGDEILPEARILTVADVVEAMSSHRPYRPGLGMETALAEIRKNRGRLYDPKVVDACLTIMAKNFSFEG; from the coding sequence ATGACAGAAAGCTCACACCCCCCGACCCGCCAAATAAGTGTCCTTGTGGTGGATGATGAAAAAAATATCCTGAAGCTTGCCCGTCGGCTGGTTCTCCAGGAAGGATATCATTACCTTGGGGCATCAAACGGAGTTGAGGCACTCAAAGTGATGGAATCCACTGAAGTGGATGTGGTTGTTACCGATATTGCCATGCCCATGATGGACGGCATTGAGCTGACAAAGCGGATAAGAGAAAGTTATTCTGCTGATGTCATTATGATGACCGGGTACTTTAAAGATCTCTCTTACGAACATGCCATTACAAAAGGGGCCAAGGATTTTATTCAAAAACCTTTCAGTACCGAAGAGTTCCAGATCCGGCTCAAGCGGGTTCTCAAGGAACGACAGACCAACGCGGAACTCAAAGAAAGCCTGGTCCGGATGAATGAGATTGTGGATGGGGTGATCAACAGCCTGTCCTCCACCGTGGATGCAAGGGACCCCTATACGGCCGGACACCAGAAACGGGTGGCACAGCTGGCTGTTGCCATTGCCCAGGCCATGGGGCTCCCGGAAAAAAAGGTCACCAGTATCCGCATGGCCGGGATTATCCATGACTTGGGCAAAATAGCCATTCCGGCTGAGATTCTGTCAAAACCCAGCACGCTGTCGGAAATTGAATTCAGTTTGATAAAAACCCATCCCCAGGTGGGATACGATATTCTCAAAAACATTAATTTTGCCACCCCTGTGGCCCGCATCGTTCACCAGCACCATGAAAAAATAGACGGTTCAGGCTATCCATTTGGACTTTCAGGAGACGAAATCCTGCCGGAAGCACGGATATTGACGGTGGCGGATGTGGTTGAGGCCATGTCTTCCCACAGGCCCTACCGGCCCGGACTTGGCATGGAAACGGCTTTGGCGGAAATCAGAAAAAACAGGGGCAGGCTCTACGACCCTAAAGTTGTGGATGCCTGTCTTACGATCATGGCCAAAAACTTCAGCTTTGAAGGGTGA